One Engraulis encrasicolus isolate BLACKSEA-1 unplaced genomic scaffold, IST_EnEncr_1.0 scaffold_139_np1212, whole genome shotgun sequence genomic window carries:
- the LOC134442281 gene encoding uncharacterized protein LOC134442281, which produces MTCFKTSSLDGCEPELLIDFSSGSNVECVGEILKESTSDLMFVAKDHSTSKFFRPMSWQGAEQICDRIKVKGQKNPEETSSPETILGSPCHTSAVLSDGNGFFSAVSLAVCRSESYHTKFRFAMVKFMRKQPELFMPYLSKRYTSVNKYIYKSHINRSFIPATEVEFRAMANLLNVDMYMYSEEKWSEYKCSHSTNDTPGIYLQHNKGNHYNVVHCVRNRHQQCSKQTSQVHETKTNQHRPIRRTRNSNVVIDQLHGIAGNVSRLEKSRVMIQRKKRYNSNKTVIKEQMCSKYHTDDQYRNTVINRERQRYGSLSGMQNTDGVCYRETKRVAMKRKYHDDEEYQVANYNAAICKYRENELHKHSVVQASKKKYAENPAFRNAVKDASVSKYAENQAFRKAVKEASVVKYAKNCEFKVSVKQASILKYREDLKHRAAVQQQSRDKYKSNKVHREKLRARNILKRQQQMQRLKQFDLVMEAFLEKVKEGPNYVCCVCHRTWFKQQVRLCDRYNFSKTRESFAIAQKCITEDYLHMCTEQCKTGCVWASSTRLDLWICHCCHSNLSRGVMPAESVHNNLTVSRVPEQLSCLNNLEQSLVALQIPFMKLLALPKGGQNGIHGPITCVPSNLVETTNVLPRADANNSLVRVKLKRKLSYKAHYRYEFVDVNHIREALSYLKNFNSLYAGVEFNSNWENEFAKDMEGVEVEPEMDPEDLDEENLLHDRQNHCVHMDTCLQALDIGQEVLDHYYDKILHVAPAEGNKPVPLLLNEEIEGKCFPALFPNGRNTFKEPRKQKLSLSRYFNLRIMSADTRFARNIEYIFYAQYVSEISQVVSGVSIALRKGKGTKEMKEIGPEMVKDEKVLRNLLQYDEGYRFLKPVHGSPVYWQGVQKDLFAMIRQIGLPTWFCSFSSADMRWENLLESILKHEGRQEKVSDLDWSQKCALLRQNPVLTARMFDYRWHKFLTEVIMSPCNPIGRIVDYFYRIEFQQRGSAHVHALFWVDGAPQLGRDSDKKVVDFVDTYVSCNLPTDDADLSEKVSTVQQHSKNHAKTCRKKGTTCRFNFPRAPSKNTFICHKQEDEDVAESCQCTEKDKCTCRKKSPWKMEKKMAEEVIRRVWDGILKSDKQYSSIEELFEDVGVSQHTYQLAYQSLTKKTTIVMKRDPNAVWINHYNASLLKCWNANMDIQYVVDAHACVVYIISYISKNEREMGLLLSHAQKEAFKEKNLDAKQALRKLGNLYLHHRDVSAQEAVYRLANMHLKQCSRNVQFVPTGDNIIKMSKPLSVLQAQAANNNLSSEDMWMSSIVDKYQNRPDGEPFETMCLASFVSEYRVLYGKETSVNKLELKNNLGFVVRRTRGKPAIVRYAMFSQTNNPEQFYHSLMQLFLPYKIDAQLKPPQYLTYEEFFINGRVSYAGGTLQPVRTIVETNRALFEKEAELLKLAEQEMNDELLQDAWCQLCPQQEEERLECKQNLQNLAMDDEEWEEIPDLADLDGNGFVLEKDSKSLSKPEAMALIRSLNETQLAIFYQIRQWCLDKRLGNNPEPFHVFITGGAGVGKSHLIKAIHCEASRLLRTDSGRPDDNLILLTAPTGIAAYNLQASTIHSALAIGTAIKLPYTPLGEEKLNSLRSQLGNLQILVIDEISMVNQTLLAYVHGRLRQIKQTGNFAPFGNLSIIACGDLFQLSPVRGKPLYMDADGVDLWKTYFSVVQLTTVVRQKDTTFAELLNRLRIKSKSTPLSAGDVKLLRQRETGEESTALHIFPTNEQVQAHNMQGLRSSCNEIISIKSKDYKKEQKTGRVVLLKGQHSRVYNSSLCSELCLGIGARVILIKNIDLSDNLVNGVCGSVTHIVQKDATSLPTMVYVLFDDPKVGLQRRKQQPCPNVHLTNSTPICPVEERIDYKGGMRRQIPLKLAYALTIHKVQGLTLDQAVVSLGKVFAPGQAYVALSRVKSLPGLIIQQFSEKAIYCKDDIQQAIDEMPKFLCNVTHFGKCSDTLTIWLMNIQGLRNHLEDLKCCVERSLPNCVAVTETWLPETVSVQQVQIHGYEFHSSPRGSSYSSQNKDLCEMRTQQHGGVGWYIQCDQKYKMHSISDPNVECSISHFLDKNVIIAVVYRPPKYALKLFMQNLNKIIEYLSSVTSNIIFMGDFNENIFKTKSLLTYMAQRGFQQIVSNATTDTGSLLDHIYVKTHLANCVRASIMPLYFSDHQGIVCSLNM; this is translated from the coding sequence ATGACATGTTTTAAAACAAGTTCATTGGATGGTTGTGAACCTGAGCTGCTGATTGATTTTAGTAGTGGATCAAATGTTGAATGTGTTGGAGAGATTCTTAAAGAAAGTACATCAGATTTGATGTTTGTAGCAAAAGATCATAGTACTTCCAAGTTTTTTCGACCTATGTCTTGGCAAGGTGCAGAACAGATCTGTGACAGAATTAAAGTTAAAGGGCAGAAGAATCCAGAGGAGACCTCAAGTCCTGAAACAATTTTGGGTTCCCCATGTCATACAAGTGCAGTGTTGAGTGATGGAAATGGATTTTTCAGTGCTGTTAGCCTTGCTGTCTGTCGTTCAGAAAGCTATCACACCAAGTTCCgttttgctatggtgaagtttatGAGGAAACAGCCAGAACTGTTCATGCCATATTTATCTAAACGCTATACTTCTGTTAATAAGTATATCTATAAGTCACACATAAATCGCTCCTTCATTCCAGCAACAGAAGTAGAGTTTCGAGCAATGGCTAACTTGTTAAATGTTGACATGTATATGTACAGTGAAGAGAAATGGTCAGAGTACAAATGTTCTCATAGCACAAATGATACACCTGGTATTTATCTGCAGCATAACAAAGGGAATCATTATAATGTAGTTCATTGTGTTAGGAATAGACATCAACAGTGCAGTAAGCAAACCAGTCAAGttcatgaaacaaaaacaaatcaacatCGACCTATCAGGAGAACCAGGAATTCCAATGTTGTAATTGATCAGTTACATGGCATTGCAGGAAATGTTTCAAGGTTGGAAAAAAGTAGAGTGATGATACAAAGGAAAAAAAGATATAATTCAAACAAAACTGTTATAAAGGAACAGATGTGTTCAAAATATCATACAGATGATCAATATAGGAATACAGTTATCAACCGTGAAAGGCAGAGATATGGATCTCTTTCAGGCATGCAGAATACAGACGGAGTTTGTTATAGGGAAACCAAAAGGGTAGCTATGAAAAGAAAATATCATGATGATGAAGAGTATCAAGTTGCTAATTACAATGCAGCAATTTGTAAATACAGAGAAAATGAGTTGCATAAACATTCTGTTGTACAagctagtaaaaaaaaatatgctgAAAATCCAGCCTTTAGAAATGCAGTGAAAGACGCCAGTGTGTCAAAGTATGCTGAAAATCAGGCCTTTAGAAAGGCTGTGAAGGAAGCCAGTGTGGTTAAATATGCTAAAAACTGTGAATTTAAAGTGTCCGTGAAACAAGCCAGTATATTGAAATATAGGGAAGATTTGAAACATAGAGCTGCTGTACAGCAACAGAGTAGAGACAAGTATAAAAGCAATAAGGTACATCGGGAGAAACTGAGGGCACGGAATATTttgaaaagacaacaacaaatgcAACGTTTAAAACAATTTGATTTGGTAATGGAAGCCTTTTTGGAGAAAGTGAAAGAAGGCCCAaactatgtgtgttgtgtgtgtcaccGTACTTGGTTTAAGCAGCAGGTAAGACTGTGTGACAGATACAATTTTTCAAAAACGAGGGAAAGCTTTGCCATAGCTCAAAAGTGTATTACTGAGGACTATTTGCACATGTGTACTGAACAATGTAAAACTGGATGTGTTTGGGCATCATCTACTCGATTAGATTTGTGGATATGTCACTGTTGTCACAGCAACCTCAGTAGAGGTGTTATGCCGGCAGAAAGTGTGCACAACAATTTGACAGTCAGTCGTGTGCCTGAACAATTGTCCTGTTTAAATAATTTGGAACAATCTTTGGTTGCTCTGCAAATTCCCTTTATGAAATTGTTAGCTTTACCAAAAGGAGGCCAAAATGGCATACATGGGCCCATTACCTGTGTGCCTTCTAATTTAGTTGAAACAACTAATGTCTTACCAAGAGCAGACGCAAACAACTCTTTAGTGCGTGTGAAACTGAAGCGTAAGCTAAGTTATAAAGCCCACTATAGATATGAATTTGTGGATGTAAATCACATTAGAGAAGCATTGTCTTATTTGAAGAATTTCAATAGTCTGTATGCAGGTGTAGAATTCAATAGTAACTGGGAAAATGAGTTTGCTAAGGACATGGAGGGTGTAGAGGTTGAACCTGAAATGGATCCTGAGGATTTAGATGAGGAGAATCTTTTACATGACAGGCAGAACCATTGTGTGCACATGGACACATGTCTGCAAGCCTTAGACATTGGACAAGAAGTTTTGGACCATTATTATGACAAGATTTTACATGTTGCACCTGCTGAAGGTAACAAGCCTGTGCCGTTGTTGTTAAATGAGGAGATTGAAGGGAAGTGCTTCCCTGCCCTTTTTCCAAATGGACGGAATACATTTAAAGAGCCCAGGAAACAAAAGCTTAGTTTGTCTAGATATTTCAATCTCAGAATAATGAGTGCAGATACACGTTTTGCCAGAAACATTGAGTACATTTTCTATGCACAGTATGTGTCTGAAATCAGTCAAGTAGTATCTGGCGTTTCCATAGCGTTAAGGAAAGGGAAAGGAACAAAAGAAATGAAGGAAATTGGACCAGAGATGGTGAAAGATGAAAAGGTGTTAAGAAATCTTCTTCAATATGATGAAGGTTACAGATTTCTGAAACCTGTCCACGGGTCCCCAGTTTACTGGCAAGGCGTTCAAAAAGACCTCTTTGCTATGATTAGGCAGATTGGATTACCCACATGGTTCTGCTCCTTCTCGTCCGCTGATATGCGCTGGGAAAATTTGCTAGAAAGCATTTTGAAACATGAAGGAAGACaagaaaaagtaagtgatcttgATTGGAGTCAAAAATGTGCTTTGTTGCGCCAGAACCCCGTTTTGACTGCGAGAATGTTTGATTACAGGTGGCACAAGTTTTTAACAGAAGTAATTATGTCTCCATGTAATCCAATTGGTAGGATTGTCGATTATTTTTATCGTATAGAGTTCCAACAACGCGGTAGTGCTCATGTGCACGCCCTCTTCTGGGTGGATGGAGCTCCACAACTTGGAAGAGATTCAGATAAAAAAGTTGTAGACTTTGTGGACACTTATGTTAGCTGTAATTTGCCAACAGACGATGCTGACTTGTCAGAGAAAGTTTCCACGGTTCAGCAACATTCCAAAAACCATGCAAAAACTTGTAGGAAGAAAGGAACTACTTGTCGATTCAATTTTCCCCGGGCACCTTCAAAAAACACCTTCATTTGTCATAAGCAGGAAGATGAAGATGTAGCAGAATCGTGTCAATGCACAGAGAAAGACAAATGTACTTGTCGCAAGAAGTCTCCAtggaaaatggaaaagaaaatggCCGAAGAAGTTATTAGAAGAGTTTGGGATGGAATTTTGAAGAGTGATAAACAGTATTCTTCAATAGAAGAATTGTTTGAAGATGTAGGCGTAAGCCAGCATACCTACCAGTTAGCATATCAATCACTGACAAAGAAAACCACAATTGTAATGAAAAGAGATCCCAATGCTGTTTGGATTAATCATTACAATGCATCTTTGTTGAAGTGCTGGAACGCTAATATGGATATTCAGTATGTCGTGGATGCGCATGCTTGTGTTGTATATAtaatttcttacatttcaaaaaacgagAGAGAAATGGGTCTGTTGTTGTCCCATGCACAAAAAGAAGCATTTAAGGAAAAAAACCTTGATGCTAAACAAGCCTTAAGGAAGTTAGGTAATCTGTATTTACACCATAGAGATGTTTCAGCTCAGGAAGCTGTTTATCGCTTAGCAAATATGCATTTAAAGCAATGTTCCAGGAATGTGCAGTTTGTTCCAACTGGAGATAACATTATAAAAATGAGCAAACCACTATCAGTATTACAAGCCCAAGCAGCAAACAATAATTTGTCTTCAGAGGATATGTGGATGAGCAGTATAGTTGACAAATATCAGAACAGACCAGATGGTGAACCATTTGAAACTATGTGCCTTGCCAGTTTTGTGTCGGAGTATAGGGTGTTGTATGGTAAGGAAACCTCTGTCAACAAACTTGAGTTAAAAAATAATTTGGGATTTGTTGTACGTAGGACAAGAGGAAAACCAGCCATTGTGAGATATGCAATGTTTTCTCAGACTAATAACCCCGAACAATTTTATCATAGTCTCATGCAGTTGTTCTTACCATACAAAATAGATGCCCAACTAAAACCACCTCAATACCTAACGTATGAAGAGTTCTTTATTAATGGACGTGTCTCTTATGCAGGTGGCACACTACAACCTGTAAGAACCATTGTGGAAACCAATAGAGCTTTATTCGAAAAAGAAGCAGAATTGCTTAAGTTGGCTGAACAAGAAATGAATGATGAGCTTTTACAGGATGCGTGGTGTCAATTATGTCCTCAGCAGGAAGAGGAAAGACTTGAGTGCAAGCAGAACTTGCAAAATTTAGCCATGGATGATGAGGAGTGGGAAGAAATCCCTGATTTGGCCGATTTAGATGGTAATGGTTTTGTCTTGGAAAAAGACTCCAAGTCTCTGTCTAAACCTGAAGCAATGGCCCTAATACGGTCTTTGAATGAAACTCAATTAGCAATTTTTTATCAAATTAGACAATGGTGTTTAGACAAGAGATTAGGCAACAATCCAGAACCTTTTCACGTTTTTATTACCGGAGGAGCAGGAGTGGGAAAGAGTCATTTAATTAAAGCTATACATTGTGAGGCTAGTCGCTTACTTCGCACAGATAGTGGCAGGCCAGATGACAATTTAATACTCTTAACTGCACCAACTGGCATTGCAGCCTATAACCTACAAGCAAGCACAATTCATAGTGCTTTAGCAATTGGTACAGCTATAAAATTGCCGTACACTCCACTTGGTGAAGAGAAATTAAACTCTTTAAGAAGTCAATTGGGAAATTTACAAATTTTGGTTATTGATGAAATTTCAATGGTAAATCAAACATTGCTGGCATATGTGCATGGGAGGCTGAGACAGATAAAACAGACAGGTAACTTTGCTCCATTTGGAAATTTGAGCATTATTGCTTGTGGGGACCTATTTCAGTTAAGTCCAGTCAGAGGAAAACCTTTATACATGGATGCAGATGGTGTGGatttatggaaaacgtatttctCTGTTGTTCAACTGACAACAGTAGTTAGACAAAAAGACACAACATTTGCTGAGTTGTTAAACCGGCTGCGAATTAAATCTAAAAGTACTCCTCTTAGTGCAGGTGATGTCAAACTTTTGCGGCAAAGGGAAACCGGTGAGGAAAGTACAGCATTACATATATTTCCAACCAATGAGCAAGTGCAAGCACACAATATGCAGGGCCTACGATCCTCTTGCAATGAAATCATTTCAATCAAATCCAAAGACTACAAAAAAGAGCAGAAAACGGGAAGGGTGGTTTTGCTAAAAGGCCAGCACTCACGAGTGTACAACAGTTCACTTTGTTCAGAGCTATGTTTGGGTATAGGGGCTCGAGTGATACTCATAAAAAACATTGATCTTTCGGACAACTTAGTCAATGGAGTTTGTGGTTCTGTCACACACATAGTTCAAAAAGATGCAACATCACTGCCAACGATGGTCTATGTGTTATTTGATGACCCAAAGGTTGGCCTTCAAAGAAGGAAACAACAACCTTGTCCAAATGTGCATTTAACCAATTCTACTCCTATATGCCCTGTGGAAGAAAGGATAGATTACAAAGGAGGCATGCGCAGGCAAATACCTTTAAAATTAGCTTATGCACTTACTATTCACAAGGTGCAGGGCTTAACACTAGATCAAGCTGTTGTATCATTGGGTAAAGTTTTTGCTCCTGGACAGGCTTATGTTGCACTCAGTCGTGTAAAATCTCTCCCTGGCTTAATTATTCAACAGTTTTCTGAGAAGGCTATTTACTGCAAGGATGACATTCAGCAAGCAATAGATGAAATGCCAAAGTTCCTATGCAATGTTACACACTTTGGTAAATGTTCAGACACATTAACAATTTGGTTGATGAACATACAAGGATTACGAAATCATTTGGAAGACTTAAAATGCTGTGTTGAGAGATCTCTTCCAAATTGTGTAGCTGTAACAGAAACTTGGCTGCCAGAAACTGTTTCTGTTCAGCAAGTACAAATCCATGGCTATGAATTCCATAGCAGTCCTCGTGGTTCATCATACTCTTCCCAGAACAAAGACCTATGTGAAATGCGCACACAACAACACGGTGGAGTTGGATGGTACATACAGTGTGACCAAAAGTACAAGATGCATTCTATTTCCGATCCAAATGTTGAATGCTCCATATCACATTTTCTTGATAAAAATGTCATAATTGCTGTGGTTTACAGGCCTCCAAAATATGCCTTGAAACTGTTTATGCAAAATCTAAACAAAATAATTGAATATTTATCAAGTGTAACATCTAATATTATTTTCATGGGGGATTTTAACGAAAATATTTTCAAAACTAAAAGCCTGTTAACTTATATGGCACAAAGAGGCTTTCAGCAAATTGTGTCTAATGCCACAACTGATACAGGGTCTTTATTAGATCACATTTACGTCAAAACACACTTGGCTAATTGTGTCAGAGCTTCAATTATGCCTTTATATTTCAGTGACCATCAGGGAATTGTATGTAGTCTCAATATGTAG